The DNA region CTGTTGAATCTGTGCGGCTTCCGAATCACGGCACGATACGGTTCGTTTTACCGGGCGCCGTTTGATGCCGGCAGCACGGAATTGATCATTGAAGCCAGGAAACGCTGAAACGGAATCTCGGGAAGGATCCGAACAGGGTGGGGGAAAACGTGATTCACTGCGTATCAACCGCAAAGATGAGCGACAGACACCGGAAAGCGTTGCGGGAAGAGTTTCCCGGACTTCGCTTTTCGTTTTTCGAAAACATCGCGCAGGCGGAGAACGTGTTGCCGGATGCCGACATCCTCGTCACGTACGGGGAAGATTTGACCGACGGGATCATCGAGCGCTGCGGGAAGCTGAAATGGATCCAGGTCATCAGTGCGGGTCTGGAACTCATGCCGTTTGACGCGATCCGCAACAGAGGCATTCTCGTGACCAATGCCCGGGGCATTCATGCCGTGCCGATGTCCGAATACGTGATGGCCGTCCTGCTCCAGATCGTGCGCAAAACGGACGAGTTCATGAAGAACCGGAGGAATGCGGCGTGGGACCGGAGCATCCGGGTGGGAGAGCTGTTCGGGAGCACACTCGGCATCGTGGGCACGGGGGCGATCGGCCGGGCCGTGGCGGAAAAGGCGAAAGTGTTCGGCATGCGGACGATCGGCGTCAATTCGTCGGGAACGCCGCAGCCGCACATCGATGAAATCCTCCCGGCGAGCCGGCTGGACGAGCTGCTTTCCCGGTCCGACTTCGTGGTCCTGACCGTGCCGCTGACGCCCCGGACGGAGAAGTTGATCGGGGCCCGGGAACTGAAGTGGATGAAGCCGACCGCCTGGCTGATCAATGTCGCCCGCGGCGCCGTGACGGATGAAGCGGCTCTGGTGGATGCGCTTCGCGAGCGGACCATCGCGGGGGCGGTGCTCGACGTGTTCACGCAGGAACCGCTGCCGCAAGACCATCCGTTTTGGAAGATGGACAACGTGATTCTCACTCCGCACATCTCGGGCCGTTCCCCGATGTACATGACCCGTGCCCTGGAGATTTTCCGGCACAATCTGAAGGTATGGCTTCGCGGGGAGGGAGAATGGGTCAACCGGATCGATCCGGAGAAAGGATATTGAACGAAAGGGGGGGAGAACCATGGCGGAAAAACCCAAGCGGGTTCCGGTGCGTCGGATTCTGGACACGTTGGCGGAGCTGTACCCCGACGCCCATTGTGAACTGGAATACAGGAACCCGTTCGAACTGCTCATCGCCACCATTTTGTCGGCCCAGTCCACCGACCGGCAGGTGAACATCGTGACCCGGGGGTTGTTTCAAAAATTTCCCCGGCCGGAGGATTTCCTTGATCTGACCCCGGACGAACTGGCCGAACACATCCGCGGACTGGGACTGTTTCGCAACAAAAGCCGCAACATCCTGGAAACGTGTCGCATTTTGGTGGAACAATACGGAGGAGAGGTGCCGGGAGACCGGGAAAAGCTGGAGGCGCTCCCCGGCGTGGGTCGGAAAACGGCAAACGTGGTCCTCAGCAACGCGTTCGGCGTTCCCGCGCTGGCCGTGGACACCCACGTGCATCGGGTGGCCAACCGTCTGGCCTTGGCCGACAGCAAGGATCCGTTGGAGACGGAACGGCAACTGATGAAACGCGTGCCGAAGAACGAATGGAGCATCACACACCACCGGATCATCTGGCACGGACGCAGGGTGTGCAACGCCCGCTCTCCCCGTTGCACGGAGTGCCGATTGCTCCCCGTTTGCTGGTACGGAAAGACGCAGGCGCAAGCATCCCGTGCATTGACAAACCGGAAAGCGAAGTCGTAGACTTATTTTATAGAAATTCCAATGTTGGAATCGTTTTTTGCGAAGGCGGATTCAGCGAGGTGGAGAAAATGAGCAGCAGCCGCCTGGCGGAGGCCGTTGAGGCTCTGAAAGAGGCAGGAGTTCGCATGACGCCGCAAAGGCAGGCGATTCTCAGCTTCCTGTACTCGACGATGAGCCACCCGACTGCCGATGAGATTTACAAAGCGCTTGAAGGAACCTTTCCGAACATGAGCGTGGCCACCGTATACAACAACCTCCGCGTGTTCAAGGAAGCCGGATTGGTCAAAGAGTTGACGTACGGCGATTCATCCAGCCGTTTTGATGCCAATATGATGGACCATTATCACGTCATCTGCCGCAAATGCGGAAAGATCACCGATTTTGACCACCCGCCTCTTTCCATGATGGAAAGCCGGGCGGCCGAAGCCACCGGTTACCAAGTGGAATCACACCGGATGGAATTGTACGGAGTGTGCCCGGACTGTCAGAGAAAACAATGAAACCCCGATGACAAACATCCGCGTCTTCGGTTTTTCCCGCGGTCACATCCGCGCGGGAACGCCGGCGGGGCGGAGGTTTGTCGGCACCAGCACCCTGTTCCGGATCCGGAGCAGGGTTTTTCCCATCCTCAGGACATCATCGGAGGAATGGTTTTCTCCCATGGCGGCGGGGGAACGGTGTCCTCCAGGAGTCCGAACGGATCCGTGTCTTCCAGGCACGTCCGTGATCCCGGCTCTCCGGCTTCCAAGCTTTCCCGCGGTTTTCGTCCGAGGATGCGGATGGCGCCGTCCGGCTCCGGTTCCGCCAGATCTCCGGTGTGCAGCCATCCCCCGGACAAGGCGCGCGCCGTTTCTTCGTCCCGGTGAAGGTAGCCGGTCATGACGGACGGACTTTTGACCAGCAATTCGCCGTCCGGGCGCAGGCGCAGTTCGACGCCCGGCAGGGGATATCCGGACGTTCCCGGCCGGTCATGACCCGGTCTCGACCAGGTGATGATCGCTCCTTCCGTCAGTGCGTAGGCTTCCGTCACGGGGATGTCGAGATGCCGGAAAAAGTCGGACGCCCCGGGATCCACGCTCGCTCCC from Staphylospora marina includes:
- a CDS encoding D-2-hydroxyacid dehydrogenase; protein product: MIHCVSTAKMSDRHRKALREEFPGLRFSFFENIAQAENVLPDADILVTYGEDLTDGIIERCGKLKWIQVISAGLELMPFDAIRNRGILVTNARGIHAVPMSEYVMAVLLQIVRKTDEFMKNRRNAAWDRSIRVGELFGSTLGIVGTGAIGRAVAEKAKVFGMRTIGVNSSGTPQPHIDEILPASRLDELLSRSDFVVLTVPLTPRTEKLIGARELKWMKPTAWLINVARGAVTDEAALVDALRERTIAGAVLDVFTQEPLPQDHPFWKMDNVILTPHISGRSPMYMTRALEIFRHNLKVWLRGEGEWVNRIDPEKGY
- the nth gene encoding endonuclease III; protein product: MAEKPKRVPVRRILDTLAELYPDAHCELEYRNPFELLIATILSAQSTDRQVNIVTRGLFQKFPRPEDFLDLTPDELAEHIRGLGLFRNKSRNILETCRILVEQYGGEVPGDREKLEALPGVGRKTANVVLSNAFGVPALAVDTHVHRVANRLALADSKDPLETERQLMKRVPKNEWSITHHRIIWHGRRVCNARSPRCTECRLLPVCWYGKTQAQASRALTNRKAKS
- the perR gene encoding peroxide-responsive transcriptional repressor PerR: MSSSRLAEAVEALKEAGVRMTPQRQAILSFLYSTMSHPTADEIYKALEGTFPNMSVATVYNNLRVFKEAGLVKELTYGDSSSRFDANMMDHYHVICRKCGKITDFDHPPLSMMESRAAEATGYQVESHRMELYGVCPDCQRKQ